The window AAAAAATAGTTGATTTAGTAGTTGGTCCAGACGCGTATAGAGACATTCCAAACCTTTTAGAGGAAATTGAAGCTGGTAGAGATGCTGTAAATGTGATACTTTCTAAAGATGAAACTTATGGAGATGTTTCTCCAGTTCGTTTAAATTCTAACGGAGTTTCTGCATTTGTTTCCATAACTCGTGGTTGCGATAATATGTGTACATTTTGCGTAGTTCCATTTACTCGTGGACGAGAAAGAAGTCGTGACCCAAAAAGTATTATTGAAGAAATTCAATCTATGGTTGATAAAAACTTCAAGGAAATTACACTACTTGGTCAAAACGTAGATTCTTATTTATGGTATGGCGGCGGATTAAAAAAAGATTTTAAAAAAGCTTCTGAATTAGCACAAGAAACAGCTGTAGAATTTGCAGAATTGTTAGATATGTGCGCTACAGAATTCCCAAAAACACGTTTTCGTTTTTCAACTTCTAATCCGCAGGATATGAGCTTGGACGTAATACATGTAATGGCTAAACATAAAAATGTTTGTAAATATTTACACTTACCTGTTCAAAGTGGTTCTAACGCAATGTTAAAAGCCATGAACAGACAACATACACGTGAAGAATACATGGAATTGGTAGACAATATCTTTAAAATTGTTCCAGAAATGTCGCTTTCTCAAGATATGATTGTTGGTTTTTGTGGAGAAACAGAACAAGATCATCAAGATACTTTAGAATTGTTAAAATATGTAAAATACGATTTCGGTTTTATGTTCACCTATTCTGAAAGACCAGGAACTTTAGCTGCCAAAAAAATGGTAGATGATGTACCTGAACCAGTTAAAAAACGTCGTTTACAAGAATTAATCGACTTACAACAAGAACATGCTTTATATAGAACACAACAACATTTAGGAAAGATTGAAGAGTTTTTAATTGAAGGAACTTCTAAAAAAGATCCAAACCAATGGAAAGCAAGAAACACCCAAAATACTGTTGCTGTTTTTGAAAAAGGAAACTATAAATTAGGTGATTATGTAATGGTAAAAGTAGAAGATTGTACTTCAGCAACCTTAAAAGGAACTGTTGTTGGATATTCTGATAATAATTAATTTTTAGAAACGAGAAGCAAGAGACAAGACATAAGTCAATTTCTTTTCTCTCTATTCTTTTTTCTCTATTCTAAAGAAAGATATGGAAAACCTACAAGCAATAAAACAACGTTTTGGCATTATCGGTAACGATGTGCAGCTTAATCGCGCAATAGAAAAAGCATTACGA of the Tenacibaculum todarodis genome contains:
- the miaB gene encoding tRNA (N6-isopentenyl adenosine(37)-C2)-methylthiotransferase MiaB; translated protein: MEPIEKVIDERVQGKALTTEHKDGNTKKLFIESYGCQMNMNDSEIVASILSDQGFNTTQILEEADLVLVNTCSIREKAETTVRKRLQKYNRVKKESNKNMKVGVLGCMAERLKEKFLEEEKIVDLVVGPDAYRDIPNLLEEIEAGRDAVNVILSKDETYGDVSPVRLNSNGVSAFVSITRGCDNMCTFCVVPFTRGRERSRDPKSIIEEIQSMVDKNFKEITLLGQNVDSYLWYGGGLKKDFKKASELAQETAVEFAELLDMCATEFPKTRFRFSTSNPQDMSLDVIHVMAKHKNVCKYLHLPVQSGSNAMLKAMNRQHTREEYMELVDNIFKIVPEMSLSQDMIVGFCGETEQDHQDTLELLKYVKYDFGFMFTYSERPGTLAAKKMVDDVPEPVKKRRLQELIDLQQEHALYRTQQHLGKIEEFLIEGTSKKDPNQWKARNTQNTVAVFEKGNYKLGDYVMVKVEDCTSATLKGTVVGYSDNN